One genomic segment of Arthrobacter sp. Marseille-P9274 includes these proteins:
- a CDS encoding DUF3499 domain-containing protein — translation MGSIRQCSRSACQRSAIATLTYVYADSTAVLGPLATYAEPHSYDLCADHAQRLTVPRGWEVLRLALPDQAPVPNTDDLMALAKAVREAGSEPAPSEEPPAQRGPREPLEPPAEPGGARRGHLRILRGPQ, via the coding sequence GTGGGATCCATACGTCAATGTTCACGCTCGGCCTGCCAGCGTTCGGCCATCGCAACTCTGACGTATGTCTATGCCGATTCCACCGCGGTGCTGGGGCCGCTGGCCACCTACGCCGAGCCGCATAGCTACGACCTGTGCGCCGACCATGCCCAGCGGCTGACCGTCCCGCGGGGCTGGGAGGTGCTGCGGCTGGCCCTGCCGGACCAGGCACCGGTGCCCAACACGGATGACCTGATGGCGCTGGCCAAAGCGGTCCGCGAGGCGGGCTCGGAGCCAGCGCCCTCGGAAGAGCCGCCCGCGCAGCGCGGCCCCCGCGAACCGCTGGAGCCGCCGGCCGAACCGGGCGGCGCACGGCGCGGGCACCTGCGTATCCTGCGCGGGCCGCAGTAG
- a CDS encoding RDD family protein → MSNIVTGEAVVLELRPASFGVRAVSSIIDCVTNFLLLVLAIAFLAETLQLNFDAAAVQALSLTMFVFFLVIVPVGLETLTRGKSLGRLIMGLRIVRDDGGAIRFRHALIRGLLGVFELYLLLGSVAFLTALFNDRSKRLGDLLAGTYSMRERVGVIHQQLPQTPPQLVPWVKLVDMGRLPESLARRVSQFLTQAPKMIPASRQHLAVDLATETAQYVSPAPPPGTAPEMFLIAVMAERRERDFARLSRQYESSQQRSQRLHSLPFRD, encoded by the coding sequence ATGAGCAACATCGTCACGGGCGAGGCCGTTGTCCTGGAGCTGCGGCCGGCGTCCTTCGGGGTGCGCGCGGTGAGCTCGATCATCGACTGCGTCACGAACTTCCTGCTGCTGGTGCTGGCCATCGCGTTCCTCGCCGAGACGCTGCAGTTGAACTTCGATGCGGCCGCGGTGCAGGCCCTCAGCCTGACGATGTTCGTGTTCTTCCTGGTGATCGTGCCGGTGGGCCTCGAGACATTGACGCGGGGGAAGTCGCTGGGGCGGCTGATCATGGGGCTGCGGATAGTGCGCGACGACGGCGGTGCCATCCGTTTCCGGCATGCCCTGATCCGGGGACTTCTGGGGGTGTTCGAGCTTTACCTGCTGCTCGGGTCCGTCGCGTTCCTGACGGCCCTGTTCAACGACCGGTCCAAGCGGCTCGGCGATCTGCTGGCCGGCACGTACAGCATGCGGGAGCGGGTCGGCGTCATCCACCAGCAACTGCCGCAGACGCCGCCGCAGCTGGTGCCGTGGGTCAAGCTGGTGGACATGGGCCGGCTGCCGGAATCGCTGGCGCGGCGCGTCTCGCAGTTCCTCACGCAGGCGCCGAAGATGATCCCGGCCTCGCGGCAGCATCTGGCCGTCGACCTGGCCACGGAGACGGCCCAGTATGTGTCGCCGGCGCCGCCGCCGGGGACCGCGCCGGAGATGTTCCTGATCGCCGTGATGGCCGAGCGGCGTGAACGCGACTTCGCCCGGCTGAGCCGGCAGTACGAAAGCTCCCAGCAGCGCAGTCAGCGCCTCCACTCGCTGCCCTTCCGGGACTAG
- a CDS encoding Trm112 family protein produces MANLSPELIAILRCPVTGSSLEQQGSELVTTGIGADGQKRRYPIEQGIPLLLPPDLLAAAREANPRTSHSA; encoded by the coding sequence ATGGCCAACCTTTCCCCGGAGCTGATTGCCATCCTGCGCTGCCCCGTCACGGGCAGTTCACTCGAGCAGCAGGGCAGCGAACTCGTGACCACCGGTATTGGTGCCGACGGGCAGAAACGGCGGTATCCGATCGAGCAGGGCATCCCGCTGCTGCTGCCGCCGGACCTGCTGGCCGCTGCCCGCGAGGCGAATCCGCGCACCTCGCACAGCGCCTGA
- a CDS encoding stage II sporulation protein M, whose product MDIDAFTAVHQHDWKRLDELSAKRRLTGAEADELLVLYQRASTHLSMIRSIAPESQLSAALSTRISRARTRFTGARSNFAEDVANFFVFALPAAFYRLRWLTVIIGAAFILLSWLFGAWVAGNPEVIKAMGSDAELRRYVEQDFVNYYSENPHASFAGMVWTNNAWIAAQCVAFGVTGVWVPLILWMNAQGVGMAGGMMAAYGELDTFFLYILPHGLMEITAIFIAGAAGLRIFWAWVSPGRMKRSASLAREGRSLITVALGLVLVLFVSGLVEGFVTPSGLPHWARLGIGALVLAGYWVYALVLGRRAYEAGERGDLGHFDAGEVARTS is encoded by the coding sequence GTGGATATCGATGCCTTCACAGCGGTGCACCAGCATGACTGGAAGCGCCTGGATGAGCTCAGCGCCAAACGCCGGCTGACCGGCGCGGAGGCGGACGAGCTGCTGGTCCTCTACCAGCGCGCCTCGACGCACTTGTCGATGATCCGCTCCATCGCACCCGAGAGCCAGCTCTCGGCCGCGCTCTCCACCCGGATTTCCCGCGCCCGGACCCGGTTCACGGGCGCACGCTCCAACTTCGCCGAGGACGTCGCCAACTTCTTCGTCTTCGCTTTGCCCGCGGCGTTCTACCGGCTGCGCTGGCTGACGGTCATCATCGGCGCCGCCTTCATCCTGCTCTCCTGGCTGTTCGGCGCCTGGGTAGCCGGCAACCCCGAGGTCATCAAGGCGATGGGCTCGGACGCCGAGCTGCGCCGGTACGTGGAGCAGGACTTCGTCAACTACTACTCGGAGAACCCGCACGCGTCCTTCGCCGGGATGGTGTGGACCAACAACGCCTGGATCGCCGCCCAGTGCGTGGCCTTCGGCGTGACCGGCGTGTGGGTGCCGCTGATCCTGTGGATGAACGCCCAGGGTGTCGGCATGGCCGGCGGCATGATGGCGGCCTACGGCGAGCTCGACACCTTCTTCCTGTACATCCTGCCGCACGGGCTGATGGAGATCACTGCGATCTTCATTGCCGGCGCCGCCGGGCTGCGGATTTTCTGGGCCTGGGTGTCGCCGGGACGGATGAAGCGGTCGGCGTCGCTCGCCCGGGAGGGCCGCTCGCTGATCACCGTGGCGCTCGGCCTGGTGCTGGTGCTCTTCGTGTCCGGGCTGGTTGAGGGTTTCGTGACGCCGAGCGGGCTGCCGCACTGGGCGCGGCTGGGGATCGGCGCGCTGGTGCTGGCGGGGTACTGGGTGTACGCGCTGGTGCTCGGCAGGCGCGCGTACGAGGCGGGCGAACGCGGGGACTTGGGCCATTTCGATGCCGGAGAGGTCGCCCGGACGAGCTGA
- a CDS encoding DUF5719 family protein: MADKPGEEQLPGPDAAPAGGRQARKAAREAEKAQAAREATRDKAAKVAHKAQAAKEAKEAKKARKAGKTDKATAAGQAATVTAAGAAGTDAAAGASTVPPAQAEQGPTEAAGAGPAPTRTAGSAGSGPASARTAGPAGSSAMPGGGGETQAARRKRPLLGAAAGVGVLLLGVGAVAAGSLVEPPRGAAPLDPISAAVPAGNLIGVCPEPLKLLDSAADEVDPEFSPVSKTAVTKARATVFSDLGGTIPGSALTELGADSPLVEIADFTGKAGSRGSNEAGETKIVAKVVAGQDITAPTVLSVEPLGEQHARAGAAMSYTASDGDLRGLAAANCLTPSNDFWLLGASTTVGASSVLNLYNASETPSTVDLELIGAAGAIQAAGSRGLLLAPGESRSLVLAGLAAGQESLAVHVSSSGGAVAGTIQQSVLRGLTPGGVELLQPGNGPGLREVVTGIEVQDAKVARQIRGQSGYEKAAPALEVVVPGSGDATLEVRLLGPKGQVELPGGGVLTAAAGSVLSIPLDSLPAGTYSADISSNVSINAAARVSRGTGTDKPVDFGWAPSSGRLGNEHLAVLPPGGSSKLSFTAPDGDAQVSLRPVDSKGNIGAERKVAVPAGTTVTAGAKDGGDTAALLVSATGEAVYGSQIVTNGSKPDISVLPIPQGTQGQQSVPVVIGY; encoded by the coding sequence ATGGCGGACAAGCCAGGAGAAGAGCAACTGCCGGGGCCGGACGCCGCTCCGGCCGGGGGACGCCAGGCGCGGAAGGCCGCTCGGGAAGCCGAGAAGGCCCAGGCCGCGCGGGAAGCTACCCGCGACAAGGCTGCCAAGGTAGCGCACAAGGCGCAGGCCGCCAAGGAAGCCAAGGAAGCGAAGAAGGCCCGGAAGGCCGGGAAGACTGACAAGGCCACGGCGGCCGGGCAGGCTGCCACCGTGACGGCGGCAGGGGCTGCTGGCACGGATGCTGCAGCCGGGGCCTCGACTGTCCCGCCGGCGCAGGCCGAGCAGGGTCCGACGGAGGCGGCCGGTGCCGGCCCGGCCCCGACCCGGACGGCTGGTTCCGCCGGTTCCGGCCCTGCCTCGGCCCGGACGGCTGGTCCCGCCGGTTCCTCCGCGATGCCAGGCGGCGGAGGCGAAACCCAGGCCGCCAGGCGGAAACGTCCCCTGCTCGGTGCGGCAGCCGGCGTCGGAGTTCTCTTGCTGGGCGTCGGGGCGGTGGCAGCGGGCAGCCTGGTCGAGCCGCCGCGCGGCGCCGCGCCACTGGACCCCATTTCCGCCGCAGTCCCCGCCGGCAACCTCATCGGCGTGTGCCCTGAGCCGCTGAAGCTGCTGGACAGCGCCGCCGATGAGGTGGACCCCGAGTTCAGTCCTGTCTCGAAGACGGCCGTTACCAAGGCCCGCGCCACGGTGTTCAGCGACCTCGGCGGAACCATCCCAGGCAGCGCCCTGACCGAGCTCGGCGCGGACTCGCCCTTGGTGGAGATCGCGGACTTCACGGGTAAGGCCGGCTCCAGGGGCAGCAATGAGGCCGGGGAGACGAAGATTGTGGCCAAGGTGGTAGCCGGCCAGGACATTACCGCGCCGACGGTGCTGTCGGTGGAACCGCTAGGCGAACAGCATGCGCGCGCCGGTGCCGCCATGAGCTACACCGCCTCGGACGGCGACCTGCGGGGCCTGGCGGCCGCCAACTGCCTCACCCCGTCGAACGATTTCTGGTTGCTCGGCGCCTCCACCACCGTGGGCGCCAGCTCCGTGCTGAACCTCTACAACGCGAGCGAAACGCCGTCGACCGTGGACCTTGAGCTGATTGGCGCCGCGGGCGCCATCCAGGCCGCCGGAAGCCGCGGGCTGCTGCTGGCGCCGGGGGAGAGCCGTTCCCTGGTGCTCGCCGGGCTCGCCGCCGGCCAGGAATCGCTGGCCGTGCACGTCAGTTCCTCGGGCGGGGCGGTCGCCGGAACGATCCAGCAGAGCGTTCTGCGCGGGCTGACCCCTGGCGGCGTCGAACTGCTGCAGCCGGGCAACGGCCCGGGCCTGCGCGAGGTGGTCACGGGCATCGAGGTCCAGGACGCGAAGGTGGCCCGGCAGATCCGCGGCCAGAGCGGCTATGAGAAGGCGGCGCCGGCCCTCGAAGTGGTGGTCCCGGGCAGCGGCGATGCCACGCTCGAGGTCCGCTTGCTCGGTCCGAAAGGCCAGGTCGAGCTGCCGGGTGGTGGCGTGCTGACGGCTGCGGCCGGAAGCGTGCTCTCAATCCCCCTGGACTCGCTGCCGGCCGGCACGTACTCGGCGGACATCTCGTCCAATGTCTCCATCAACGCCGCCGCCCGGGTCAGCCGCGGCACGGGCACGGACAAGCCAGTGGACTTCGGCTGGGCGCCCTCGTCCGGGCGGCTCGGCAACGAGCACCTCGCCGTCCTGCCGCCCGGCGGGAGCTCCAAGCTGTCCTTCACCGCGCCGGACGGGGATGCCCAAGTCAGCCTGCGCCCGGTGGACTCGAAGGGCAATATCGGCGCGGAGCGGAAGGTCGCGGTGCCTGCCGGGACCACCGTGACGGCCGGCGCTAAGGACGGCGGGGATACTGCCGCGCTCCTGGTCAGTGCCACGGGCGAGGCGGTCTACGGTTCCCAGATTGTCACCAACGGATCCAAGCCGGACATTTCGGTGCTGCCGATCCCGCAGGGTACGCAGGGCCAGCAGAGCGTGCCGGTCGTCATCGGCTACTGA
- a CDS encoding TIGR01906 family membrane protein has protein sequence MAREDRKADRFEVNRGSDQNPGRLSDGSAGLASVPPESAGRMGGADEGVKAGLGEAPRSGRSFEGFRPDAVPGWGEPTPPGMVAGSAVAEVNGPAAGAAGQEDKPASAGGVSRADKIRFLGGMFGAGKEPGASGRDGRQSDGGNPERPTDQGPRERPAGQGIQKRPADNAGQDRTGRPSAPAGVAPEESRDAALKNAARLAAGGAAFAATSTGTAASAGAEEETAGREGRPETRPEEENAGSGSRAETRPEEESAGSESRPETWGGETGSERRAETRPEEESAGSESRPETLGGDAGSEDRTETKGEGTPAGGTPPSSATKPSGVAVGAAAVGVAGAAAVAAQAAKRGTAGKPDEAAVPPRDGEPTAADETSEAGHAAQAGNAAQTDLPVQTGDPAQSDLPAQADLPGPLAKPGRVDKTNPAHQPAHAAKGMKSHRATKDQKNGKDLKKDNAPQDATLDEANPGTGSLSIRPPRSEVIKRANQREEALRAKPLAGRILQVVLAACFPFLLLIGAIRLVCTPLFLWAEYNRPGFPADSFGFSTDDRMTYGSYAVDYLLNWSGPRYLGDLAGTDGRQLFLDTEVGHMADVKAVIMGAWIAGAVLLVLAVVSAIYLARRYPGGIRRGLFAGSVATVLLIVVLGVLGALNWQMFFTEFHRIFFAEGTWTFFTDDTLIRLFPGQFWMDAGIVIGLLVFGVSSLVLAFTWPTKSRRVHSSEKLEATRARYMGEPEETR, from the coding sequence GTGGCGCGCGAGGACAGGAAAGCCGACAGGTTCGAGGTGAACCGCGGGTCGGACCAAAACCCGGGACGGCTGTCCGATGGCAGCGCCGGGTTGGCTTCGGTCCCGCCGGAGTCCGCCGGGCGGATGGGCGGGGCGGACGAGGGGGTCAAGGCCGGGCTGGGCGAGGCGCCGCGGAGCGGCAGGTCTTTTGAGGGCTTCCGCCCCGACGCCGTTCCCGGTTGGGGCGAGCCGACACCTCCCGGAATGGTGGCAGGATCCGCAGTCGCGGAAGTGAACGGGCCGGCTGCCGGGGCGGCGGGGCAGGAAGACAAGCCCGCGTCTGCCGGCGGAGTGAGTCGCGCCGACAAGATCCGCTTTCTCGGAGGCATGTTCGGGGCCGGTAAGGAACCGGGCGCGAGCGGACGCGACGGTCGCCAGAGCGACGGTGGCAATCCCGAACGGCCGACGGACCAGGGACCCCGGGAGCGACCGGCCGGCCAGGGCATCCAGAAGCGACCGGCCGACAACGCGGGCCAGGACCGCACGGGCCGGCCAAGTGCACCGGCCGGTGTCGCGCCGGAAGAGTCGCGCGATGCTGCCCTGAAGAACGCTGCGCGGCTCGCGGCCGGAGGAGCGGCTTTCGCCGCCACTTCGACGGGTACTGCCGCCTCAGCCGGGGCCGAGGAAGAGACTGCCGGCAGGGAAGGCCGTCCCGAAACCCGGCCCGAGGAAGAGAACGCGGGCAGTGGAAGCCGCGCCGAAACCCGGCCCGAGGAAGAGAGCGCGGGCAGCGAAAGCCGTCCCGAAACCTGGGGCGGGGAAACGGGCAGCGAACGCCGCGCCGAAACCCGGCCCGAGGAAGAGAGCGCGGGCAGCGAAAGCCGTCCTGAAACCCTGGGCGGGGATGCCGGAAGCGAAGACCGCACCGAAACAAAGGGTGAGGGGACACCGGCGGGGGGAACGCCGCCGTCGTCTGCGACAAAGCCCTCTGGTGTGGCGGTGGGCGCCGCCGCGGTAGGCGTCGCAGGCGCGGCAGCCGTAGCCGCCCAGGCCGCTAAGCGAGGAACAGCCGGAAAACCGGACGAAGCCGCCGTGCCGCCCCGGGACGGAGAGCCGACTGCGGCCGACGAAACCAGCGAAGCAGGCCACGCAGCCCAGGCGGGCAATGCGGCCCAGACCGACCTGCCCGTTCAGACAGGCGATCCGGCCCAATCGGACCTGCCCGCGCAGGCCGACCTTCCCGGCCCCCTCGCCAAGCCCGGTCGTGTTGACAAGACCAATCCTGCGCATCAGCCCGCCCACGCCGCCAAGGGAATGAAGAGCCACCGGGCGACGAAGGACCAGAAGAACGGCAAGGACCTCAAGAAGGACAACGCGCCGCAGGACGCCACCTTGGACGAGGCCAACCCTGGAACCGGCTCGCTGTCCATCAGGCCGCCGCGTTCCGAGGTCATCAAGCGGGCCAACCAGCGCGAGGAGGCGCTGCGGGCCAAGCCGTTGGCGGGGCGGATCCTGCAGGTTGTGCTGGCCGCCTGTTTCCCGTTCCTGCTGCTGATCGGTGCCATCCGGCTGGTGTGCACGCCGCTGTTCCTGTGGGCGGAGTACAACCGCCCGGGTTTCCCCGCGGACAGCTTCGGCTTCAGCACGGATGACCGGATGACCTACGGTTCGTACGCAGTGGACTACCTGCTGAACTGGTCCGGACCGCGGTACCTCGGTGACCTCGCCGGAACGGACGGGCGGCAGCTCTTCCTCGACACCGAAGTGGGCCACATGGCGGACGTGAAGGCCGTCATCATGGGAGCCTGGATCGCCGGCGCCGTCCTGCTGGTGCTGGCCGTCGTGTCCGCGATCTACCTGGCGCGGCGCTACCCCGGAGGAATCCGGCGCGGGCTGTTCGCCGGGTCCGTGGCGACGGTGCTGCTGATCGTGGTCCTCGGCGTGCTGGGCGCGCTGAACTGGCAGATGTTCTTCACGGAGTTCCACCGGATCTTCTTCGCCGAGGGGACCTGGACGTTCTTCACCGACGACACGCTGATCCGGCTGTTCCCGGGCCAGTTCTGGATGGACGCCGGGATCGTGATCGGGCTGCTGGTGTTCGGGGTCTCGTCCCTGGTGCTGGCCTTCACGTGGCCGACCAAGTCGCGGCGGGTGCACAGCTCGGAGAAGCTCGAGGCCACCCGGGCGCGGTACATGGGGGAGCCGGAGGAGACCCGGTAA
- a CDS encoding metallopeptidase family protein has translation MENGPSLSIRVGDSADPAATPRSFGERRRNRHGRGLRGPLLPAHLPGNLSRAERFEGWVSDSAERLHYFWGDPIEAAQFVVADIPPNLEVLVARGEPAPLGSFTPAGPGRPAVVTVYRRPVEIAAHSKEELPELVHDVVVEQTAQLLGMSPEAVDPGYGHTGS, from the coding sequence ATGGAAAACGGACCTTCACTCAGCATCAGGGTGGGTGATTCGGCGGATCCAGCAGCCACGCCGCGTTCGTTTGGGGAACGACGGCGGAACCGCCATGGGCGCGGACTGCGCGGTCCCCTGTTGCCTGCCCATCTGCCGGGCAACCTCAGCCGGGCGGAACGGTTCGAAGGCTGGGTCTCCGATTCCGCGGAACGGCTGCACTATTTCTGGGGCGACCCGATCGAAGCCGCGCAGTTCGTGGTGGCGGACATCCCGCCGAATCTGGAGGTTCTCGTCGCGCGGGGCGAGCCTGCCCCGCTCGGAAGCTTTACGCCTGCCGGCCCGGGACGGCCAGCCGTCGTCACCGTGTACCGCAGGCCGGTGGAAATCGCCGCCCACAGCAAGGAAGAGCTGCCGGAACTGGTCCACGACGTCGTCGTCGAACAGACCGCGCAGCTGCTCGGGATGTCCCCCGAGGCCGTCGATCCCGGCTACGGCCACACCGGATCCTGA